One genomic segment of Paraburkholderia caffeinilytica includes these proteins:
- a CDS encoding dipeptide ABC transporter ATP-binding protein, with translation MPTSSHTVSPLIETLPPQRVLAVDDLSVAFRSGDKTVNAVRNLSLTVERGETLAIVGESGSGKSVTSLALMRLIEHGGGRLAGGSIVLRRRDGSVLDLAKASSGTMRSIRGADIAMIFQEPMTSLNPVFTVGDQISEAIALHQGKSRSAARAETLRLLDLVRIPEARRVAARFPHQLSGGMRQRVMIAMALSCKPALLIADEPTTALDVTIQAQILQLIRGLQDEMNMGVIFITHDMGVVAEVADRVLVMYRGEKVEEGASDTLFAAPSHPYTKALLAAVPRLGAMQGTDQPARFPILTVEQAALNGSDEAVCPATAVAAESQPLVHDSTPPILRVRDLVTRFPVKSGLFGRLTGRVHAVEKVSFDLRPGETLALVGESGCGKSTTGRSLLRLVESQSGSIEFDCKEISSLTGSALQVLRRNIQFIFQDPFASLNPRLTVGFSIMEPLLVHGVAQGAEAQARVAWLLEKVGLPREAAGRYPHEFSGGQRQRIAIARALALNPKVVIADESVSALDVSVQAQIVNLMLDLQRELGVAYLFISHDMAVVERISHRVAVMYLGQIVEIGPRRAVFEAPQHPYTKKLMGAVPVADPARRHAKRMLAADEIPSPIRALNDEPIVAPLIAVGPDHFVAQHRVGGAY, from the coding sequence GTGCCGACTTCATCGCACACCGTCAGTCCGCTTATCGAAACCTTGCCGCCGCAGCGCGTGCTTGCGGTCGACGATCTGTCGGTCGCATTTCGCAGCGGCGACAAGACCGTCAACGCGGTGCGCAATCTCTCGCTGACCGTCGAGCGTGGCGAGACGCTGGCGATCGTCGGCGAATCGGGCTCGGGCAAATCGGTGACATCGCTCGCGTTGATGCGGCTGATCGAGCATGGCGGTGGGCGCCTTGCCGGCGGCAGCATCGTACTCCGGCGCCGCGACGGCAGCGTGCTCGACCTCGCGAAAGCGTCGTCCGGCACGATGCGTTCGATTCGCGGCGCCGACATCGCGATGATCTTCCAGGAGCCGATGACCTCGCTCAATCCGGTGTTCACGGTGGGCGATCAGATCAGCGAAGCGATTGCCTTGCATCAAGGGAAGAGCCGGTCCGCCGCGCGCGCCGAAACGCTGCGCCTGCTCGACCTCGTGCGCATTCCGGAAGCGCGCCGCGTGGCCGCACGTTTTCCGCATCAGCTATCCGGCGGCATGCGTCAACGCGTAATGATCGCGATGGCGCTGTCGTGCAAGCCCGCACTGCTGATCGCCGACGAGCCGACCACGGCGCTCGACGTCACGATCCAGGCGCAGATCCTGCAATTGATTCGCGGCCTGCAGGACGAGATGAACATGGGCGTGATCTTCATCACGCACGACATGGGTGTGGTGGCCGAGGTGGCCGACCGCGTGCTGGTGATGTATCGCGGCGAGAAGGTGGAAGAGGGTGCGTCGGATACGCTGTTCGCCGCGCCGTCGCATCCTTATACGAAGGCCTTGCTCGCGGCGGTCCCGCGCCTTGGCGCGATGCAGGGCACCGATCAGCCCGCCAGGTTTCCGATTCTGACCGTCGAGCAGGCGGCCTTGAATGGCAGCGATGAGGCCGTGTGTCCCGCTACGGCCGTCGCCGCAGAATCGCAACCATTGGTCCACGACAGCACGCCGCCGATTCTGCGCGTACGCGATCTGGTCACGCGCTTTCCGGTCAAGAGCGGTCTGTTCGGACGCCTGACGGGGCGCGTGCATGCGGTCGAGAAAGTCAGCTTCGATCTGCGCCCGGGTGAAACGCTCGCGTTGGTCGGCGAATCGGGTTGCGGCAAGTCGACGACGGGCCGTTCATTGCTGCGCCTCGTCGAAAGCCAGAGCGGTTCGATCGAATTCGACTGCAAGGAGATCAGCTCGCTCACAGGCTCTGCGTTACAAGTGCTGCGTCGAAATATCCAGTTTATTTTTCAGGACCCGTTCGCTTCGCTGAATCCACGCTTGACGGTCGGCTTCTCGATCATGGAGCCGTTGCTCGTGCATGGCGTCGCGCAAGGCGCGGAAGCCCAGGCACGCGTTGCGTGGCTGCTCGAAAAGGTCGGCCTGCCGCGCGAAGCCGCAGGACGCTACCCGCACGAATTTTCTGGCGGGCAGCGGCAACGCATTGCGATTGCGCGTGCTCTGGCATTGAATCCGAAAGTCGTGATCGCCGATGAATCTGTCTCCGCACTGGACGTTTCCGTGCAGGCGCAGATCGTCAACCTGATGCTCGATCTGCAGCGCGAACTCGGCGTTGCGTATCTGTTCATTTCGCACGACATGGCGGTGGTGGAGCGCATCAGCCATCGCGTGGCGGTGATGTATCTCGGCCAGATCGTCGAGATCGGACCGCGCCGCGCGGTGTTCGAAGCCCCGCAGCACCCGTACACGAAGAAGCTGATGGGCGCGGTGCCGGTCGCCGATCCGGCGCGCCGTCACGCGAAACGCATGCTCGCCGCCGATGAGATTCCGAGCCCGATCCGCGCGCTGAACGACGAGCCGATCGTGGCGCCGTTGATTGCGGTGGGTCCGGATCACTTCGTGGCTCAGCATCGGGTCGGCGGGGCTTACTAG
- a CDS encoding isoaspartyl peptidase/L-asparaginase family protein, with protein sequence MNSNSVIAIHGGAGTIVRASMSSSAEADYHAALQAVLSAGQRVLADGGSALDAVSEAVRLLEDCPLFNAGRGAVYTAAGTHELDAAIMDGSTLDAGAICCVTRVRNPVLAARRVLERSEHVLFTGEGAEAFAAAQGLEFVEPGYFHTEARHRQWQLARGQQRAMLDHDGATLASAPSSSDDDPTPHEPIDPNRKFGTVGAVALDQHGHVAAATSTGGVTNKQVGRVGDTPLIGAGCYADDATCAVSTTGTGEMFMRMVAAYDVAAQMAYRNVSLEEAAHDVVMNRLPKIDGRGGLIAVDARGNVTLPFNTEGMYRGFARLGESPVTAIYR encoded by the coding sequence ATGAACTCCAACTCAGTCATCGCCATTCATGGTGGAGCAGGCACGATCGTGCGCGCATCGATGTCGTCCAGCGCCGAAGCCGACTATCACGCTGCCTTGCAAGCTGTGCTGAGCGCCGGACAGCGCGTGCTCGCCGACGGCGGCAGCGCGCTCGACGCCGTCAGCGAAGCGGTGCGTCTGCTCGAAGATTGCCCGCTTTTCAATGCAGGCCGCGGTGCGGTCTACACGGCCGCCGGCACGCATGAACTGGACGCGGCCATCATGGACGGCAGCACGCTCGACGCCGGCGCGATCTGCTGCGTGACGCGCGTACGCAATCCGGTTCTGGCGGCGCGCCGCGTACTCGAACGCAGCGAACATGTGCTGTTCACGGGCGAAGGCGCGGAAGCCTTCGCGGCCGCGCAAGGACTCGAATTCGTCGAGCCCGGGTATTTCCACACCGAAGCGCGTCATCGCCAATGGCAACTCGCGCGTGGCCAGCAGCGCGCGATGCTCGATCACGACGGCGCGACGCTGGCGTCCGCGCCCTCATCGAGCGACGACGATCCCACGCCGCACGAGCCGATCGATCCGAATCGCAAGTTCGGCACGGTAGGCGCGGTCGCGCTCGATCAGCACGGCCACGTGGCGGCCGCCACCTCGACGGGCGGCGTCACCAACAAGCAGGTCGGCCGGGTCGGCGATACGCCGCTGATCGGCGCGGGATGTTATGCGGACGATGCAACCTGTGCGGTCTCGACCACGGGCACCGGCGAGATGTTCATGCGCATGGTGGCCGCCTACGACGTCGCGGCGCAGATGGCGTACCGCAACGTCTCGCTCGAAGAAGCGGCGCACGACGTGGTGATGAACCGCTTGCCGAAGATCGACGGACGCGGCGGCCTGATCGCCGTCGACGCACGCGGCAACGTCACGCTGCCGTTCAACACCGAGGGCATGTATCGCGGTTTCGCGCGGCTCGGCGAGTCGCCGGTGACGGCGATCTATCGCTGA
- a CDS encoding MurR/RpiR family transcriptional regulator yields MILHSPAASNPAEQAIAARIAAAMPTLTPIHRRMGDYVLANLFRAATMRIDELASVVGASVATANRFARALGFDGYPQFREALVRGFEATLAPVERLRSAQESLASGDDLLDALLEQAAANLHATRTAIDSAAAEAAVEAIVSARRVFVLGYGASAFLAGLMEHGLMPYHDNVQSLALIGGPSHAARRLFASNEGDLVIGIAFPRYVEDTIELARRAASRGARVLALTDGPRSPLAQFADLSLFIRSERRLAANADSAVLAVIEALCDAVAYRAKRSVKAAAEVTEFVLPWLTDPQTVVASASEQSASASTRIPRTTKAKK; encoded by the coding sequence ATGATCCTTCACTCGCCAGCCGCTTCGAACCCCGCCGAGCAGGCCATCGCCGCGCGCATCGCCGCAGCCATGCCGACCCTCACGCCGATCCATCGACGCATGGGCGACTACGTGCTGGCGAATCTGTTCCGCGCCGCGACCATGCGAATCGACGAACTGGCGAGCGTGGTCGGGGCATCGGTGGCAACGGCGAATCGCTTTGCTCGCGCACTCGGCTTCGATGGATATCCGCAGTTTCGCGAGGCGCTCGTACGCGGTTTCGAAGCGACGCTCGCGCCGGTAGAGCGGTTGCGTAGCGCGCAGGAATCGCTCGCTTCCGGCGACGATCTGCTCGATGCCTTGCTCGAACAGGCGGCCGCCAATCTTCATGCAACGCGCACTGCGATCGACAGCGCTGCGGCCGAAGCAGCGGTTGAAGCGATCGTCTCCGCGCGTCGTGTATTCGTGCTCGGCTACGGGGCCAGCGCATTTCTCGCCGGATTGATGGAGCACGGCTTGATGCCGTATCACGACAATGTGCAATCGCTCGCGTTGATCGGCGGACCGTCGCACGCTGCGCGGCGTCTGTTCGCCTCGAACGAAGGCGATCTGGTGATCGGAATCGCGTTTCCGCGCTACGTCGAAGACACGATCGAACTCGCGCGGCGTGCGGCAAGCCGCGGGGCGCGCGTGCTTGCGCTGACTGACGGCCCGCGTTCGCCGCTCGCGCAATTCGCCGATCTCTCGCTCTTTATCCGCTCCGAGCGGCGGCTCGCAGCCAATGCCGATTCGGCCGTGCTGGCCGTCATCGAGGCGCTGTGCGACGCGGTCGCCTACCGGGCGAAGCGCTCGGTGAAGGCCGCCGCCGAAGTCACCGAATTCGTGCTGCCCTGGCTCACCGATCCGCAAACGGTTGTCGCCAGCGCAAGCGAGCAGTCCGCGAGCGCTTCCACTCGTATTCCCCGCACTACCAAAGCCAAGAAATGA
- a CDS encoding pseudouridine synthase, giving the protein MNLESILFTQGFGSRRQCRALIGDGRVSICGAVRTDADADFPTHDSTLCFSVDGVVWPYREHAYLLLNKPAGYECSRDPQHHLSVFSLLPPQFAERGVQCVGRLDQDTTGLLLLSDDGKFVHMFTSPKRKVPKLYIATTRHPIDDAQLSALRNGVLLHGEPRPIVAVDVEARGEHALALTVMEGKYHQVKRMIAAAGNRCEALHRERIGGLALPATLAVGAWQWLDETDLGSLRSG; this is encoded by the coding sequence ATGAATCTCGAAAGCATCCTCTTCACTCAAGGTTTCGGCTCGCGCCGCCAATGCCGGGCGCTGATCGGCGACGGTCGCGTGAGCATTTGCGGCGCTGTCCGCACCGATGCCGACGCCGATTTCCCAACTCATGACAGCACGCTCTGCTTCAGCGTGGACGGGGTCGTCTGGCCGTATCGCGAGCACGCCTATCTGCTGCTGAACAAGCCTGCCGGCTACGAGTGTTCGCGCGATCCGCAGCATCACCTGAGCGTATTCAGCCTGCTGCCGCCGCAGTTCGCCGAACGCGGCGTGCAATGCGTGGGCCGCCTCGATCAGGACACGACCGGCCTCCTGCTGCTCTCCGACGACGGCAAGTTCGTGCACATGTTCACGTCGCCGAAACGCAAGGTGCCGAAGCTGTACATCGCGACCACGCGCCATCCCATCGACGACGCCCAGTTGAGCGCCTTGCGCAACGGTGTCCTGCTGCACGGCGAGCCCAGGCCGATCGTCGCCGTCGATGTGGAGGCGCGCGGTGAGCACGCGCTGGCCCTCACCGTGATGGAGGGCAAGTATCACCAGGTCAAGCGGATGATCGCGGCCGCCGGCAACCGTTGCGAAGCGCTGCATCGCGAGCGGATCGGCGGACTCGCGTTGCCCGCGACACTGGCGGTTGGCGCGTGGCAATGGCTCGACGAAACCGACCTCGGATCTTTACGGAGCGGGTAA
- a CDS encoding sugar nucleotide-binding protein, with product MKATRNLRRPRVLIVGCGDVGMRCVPLLRPRAHVFALTSHAERSAELRAAGVTPLVGDLDVRRSLKRLAGLARTVLHLAPPQKTGDDDRRTRALLATLSARRDRAMRAARGAMTPVGRLRRGSRNLSASWAESEAANIVPDRVRWTAAPRVPVRLVYASTTGVYGDCDGAWIDETRAPQPANARAKRRVSAERQLRRATARGAVAASIARIPGIYAGNRLPLARLEKRTPALIDADDVYTNHIHADDLAAILVRLATHGRPARVIHASDDTSLKMGAYFDAVADAFGLERAPRIPRAEAERQIEPTLLSFMRESRRLVNRRLKEELRVRLRYPSVDDFLRVLSERRATGPHGEAKAGG from the coding sequence ATGAAAGCGACACGAAATTTACGCCGGCCGCGCGTGTTGATTGTTGGCTGCGGTGACGTCGGCATGCGCTGCGTGCCCCTGTTGCGGCCACGCGCGCATGTCTTCGCGCTCACCAGCCACGCCGAACGCAGCGCCGAATTGCGCGCCGCCGGCGTCACGCCGCTGGTCGGCGACCTCGACGTGCGCCGCAGTCTGAAGCGGCTCGCCGGCCTCGCTCGGACGGTGCTGCATCTCGCGCCGCCGCAAAAGACCGGCGACGACGACCGCCGCACGCGTGCCTTGCTCGCTACGTTGAGCGCGCGCCGTGATCGGGCGATGCGTGCGGCGCGCGGTGCGATGACACCGGTCGGGCGGCTGCGTCGCGGGTCGCGCAACCTCAGTGCCTCGTGGGCGGAATCTGAAGCAGCCAATATTGTACCCGACAGGGTGCGCTGGACCGCCGCTCCACGCGTGCCTGTGAGGCTGGTGTACGCAAGCACGACAGGCGTCTACGGCGACTGTGACGGTGCGTGGATCGACGAGACGCGCGCGCCGCAGCCGGCCAATGCGCGCGCCAAACGCCGCGTCTCGGCCGAGCGGCAACTGCGGCGCGCCACCGCGCGAGGCGCGGTCGCCGCCAGCATCGCGCGGATTCCGGGCATCTACGCGGGCAACCGCCTGCCGCTCGCGCGACTGGAAAAGCGCACCCCGGCCTTGATCGACGCCGACGACGTCTACACCAACCATATCCATGCCGACGACCTCGCCGCGATCCTCGTGCGCCTCGCCACACACGGGCGGCCGGCGCGTGTGATTCACGCGTCCGACGATACGTCGCTGAAAATGGGAGCGTACTTCGACGCGGTGGCCGATGCGTTCGGTCTCGAGCGCGCACCTCGCATCCCGCGCGCGGAGGCCGAACGGCAGATCGAGCCGACCTTGCTGTCCTTCATGCGTGAATCGAGGCGGCTCGTGAACCGGCGCCTCAAAGAAGAGTTGCGTGTGCGCCTGCGGTATCCAAGCGTCGACGATTTTCTGCGCGTGCTGTCCGAACGGCGTGCCACGGGGCCACACGGCGAAGCAAAAGCGGGCGGCTGA
- a CDS encoding CDP-6-deoxy-delta-3,4-glucoseen reductase, with protein MAFNVTLRQSGRQFQVEQDEPVLIAALRQGIGLPYGCKNGACGSCKGTVVSGQIEQRQHSSSALSNDEKTRGMALFCCATACSDLEVDIREVAGVGDVQVKKLPCRVNAIERKADDVVVLKLQLPANERLQYLAGQYLEFILKDGKRRSYSMASAPHTEGPIELHIRHMPGGAFTDHVFNAMKERDILRFEAPLGTFFLREDSDKPIVLLASGTGFAPLKAIVEHAVFKNLNRPMTLYWGARRKKDLYLLELAEQWAREIPNFKFVPVLSEPDAGDAWTGRVGFVHRAVIEDLPDLSPYQVYACGAPVMVESAQRDFTQHHGLPEDEFYADSFTSAADLANAV; from the coding sequence ATGGCATTTAACGTCACGCTCCGGCAAAGCGGCCGGCAGTTTCAGGTAGAACAGGACGAACCGGTCCTGATCGCGGCTTTGCGCCAGGGCATCGGCCTGCCGTACGGCTGCAAGAACGGCGCCTGCGGCTCATGCAAAGGCACCGTGGTCAGCGGGCAGATCGAACAGCGTCAGCATTCGTCGTCGGCCTTGTCGAACGACGAAAAGACTCGCGGCATGGCGCTCTTCTGCTGCGCGACGGCATGCTCCGATCTCGAAGTGGATATCCGCGAAGTGGCCGGCGTAGGCGACGTGCAGGTCAAGAAACTGCCGTGCCGCGTGAACGCGATCGAGCGCAAGGCCGACGACGTCGTCGTGTTGAAACTGCAATTGCCCGCTAACGAGCGTCTGCAATATCTGGCCGGCCAGTACCTCGAATTCATTCTGAAAGACGGCAAGCGCCGCAGCTATTCGATGGCGAGCGCGCCTCACACCGAAGGCCCGATCGAACTGCACATCCGTCACATGCCCGGTGGCGCGTTCACCGATCACGTCTTCAATGCAATGAAGGAGCGCGACATCCTGCGCTTCGAAGCCCCGCTCGGCACCTTCTTCCTGCGTGAAGACTCGGACAAGCCGATCGTGCTGCTGGCCTCGGGCACCGGTTTCGCGCCGCTGAAGGCGATCGTCGAGCATGCGGTGTTCAAGAACCTGAATCGCCCGATGACGCTTTACTGGGGCGCGCGCCGCAAGAAGGACCTGTACCTGCTCGAACTCGCCGAGCAATGGGCTCGCGAGATTCCGAACTTCAAGTTCGTGCCGGTGTTGTCGGAACCGGACGCGGGCGATGCGTGGACGGGCCGCGTCGGCTTCGTGCATCGCGCGGTCATCGAGGACCTGCCGGATCTGTCGCCGTACCAGGTGTACGCGTGCGGCGCGCCGGTGATGGTCGAGTCGGCGCAACGCGATTTCACCCAGCACCATGGGCTGCCGGAAGACGAGTTCTACGCGGACTCGTTCACGAGCGCAGCGGATCTGGCGAACGCGGTTTGA
- a CDS encoding GNAT family acetyltransferase has protein sequence MTTEPLSIRRFEASDTDAVVALWQEAFPEYRDVTRPQRNPHLSIANKLATQPELFFVAVFGERIVGTVMGGYDGHRGWLYSLAVDESLRRHGIGTRLVAHVESALTERGCPKLNLQVLSAKADVRAFYEALGYRADAVISLGKRLGELADTPAA, from the coding sequence ATGACGACCGAGCCGTTATCGATCCGCCGCTTCGAAGCGAGCGACACCGATGCCGTGGTCGCGCTATGGCAGGAAGCGTTCCCGGAGTATCGGGACGTGACGAGACCGCAACGCAACCCGCATCTGTCGATCGCCAACAAGCTGGCGACGCAACCGGAACTGTTTTTTGTCGCGGTGTTCGGCGAACGTATCGTCGGCACGGTGATGGGGGGTTACGACGGGCACCGAGGCTGGTTGTATTCGCTCGCGGTGGATGAATCGCTGCGTCGTCACGGTATCGGCACGCGTCTGGTCGCGCACGTCGAAAGCGCGTTGACCGAACGCGGCTGCCCGAAGCTGAATTTGCAAGTGCTGTCCGCGAAGGCCGACGTGCGCGCGTTCTATGAGGCGCTCGGTTATCGCGCGGATGCTGTGATCAGTCTCGGCAAGCGCCTCGGCGAACTGGCGGACACTCCGGCCGCTTAG
- a CDS encoding ABC transporter ATP-binding protein encodes MLKIKGLQVNYGGIQAVKGIDLEVAQGELVTLIGANGAGKTTTMKAITGLKPYTIGDIEYMGESIKGMPPHLLLKKGLAMVPEGRGIFARMSIVENMQMGAYLRTDTDGIKADVDRMFGFFPRLKERATQYAGTLSGGEQQMLAMARAIISKPKLLLLDEPSMGLSPIMVEKIFEVVRAISAEGMTVLLVEQNARLALQAANRGYVMDSGLVTMSGDAKQMLDDPKVRAAYLGE; translated from the coding sequence ATGTTGAAAATCAAGGGCCTGCAGGTCAATTACGGCGGTATCCAGGCAGTCAAGGGAATCGACCTCGAGGTCGCGCAGGGCGAACTGGTCACGCTGATCGGCGCGAACGGCGCGGGCAAGACCACGACGATGAAGGCGATCACGGGTCTGAAGCCGTACACGATCGGCGACATCGAGTACATGGGCGAGTCGATCAAGGGCATGCCGCCGCATCTGCTGCTCAAGAAAGGGCTGGCGATGGTGCCGGAAGGCCGCGGTATCTTCGCGCGCATGTCGATCGTCGAAAACATGCAGATGGGGGCTTATCTGCGTACGGATACGGACGGCATCAAGGCGGACGTGGATCGCATGTTCGGCTTCTTCCCGCGCCTGAAGGAACGCGCGACGCAATACGCGGGCACTTTGTCGGGCGGCGAACAGCAGATGCTGGCGATGGCGCGCGCGATCATCAGCAAGCCGAAGCTGTTGTTGCTGGATGAGCCGTCGATGGGTCTGTCGCCGATCATGGTCGAGAAGATCTTCGAAGTGGTGCGGGCGATTTCGGCTGAAGGCATGACGGTGCTGCTGGTCGAGCAGAACGCACGTCTCGCGTTGCAGGCGGCGAACCGTGGTTACGTGATGGACTCGGGTCTGGTGACGATGTCCGGCGACGCGAAGCAGATGCTCGATGATCCGAAGGTTCGGGCAGCTTATCTCGGTGAATAA
- a CDS encoding ABC transporter ATP-binding protein has translation MSDNIRLSVKGVNKRFGGLQALSDVGLEIKSGQIYGLIGPNGAGKTTFFNVITGLYTPDSGEFKLDGDNYTPTAVYQVAKAGIARTFQNIRLFGGMTALENVMVGRHVRTKHGLLGAVFQTPAERKEEREIKERAVELLEYVGIAQYADYTSRNLSYGHQRRLEIARALATDPKLLALDEPAAGMNATEKVELTKLLDKIRADGKTILLIEHDVKLVMGLCNQMTVLDYGKVIAQGLPQDVQKDPKVIEAYLGAGVH, from the coding sequence ATGAGCGATAACATTCGACTGTCCGTGAAGGGCGTGAACAAACGCTTCGGCGGCCTGCAGGCGCTGTCCGACGTGGGCCTGGAAATCAAATCCGGCCAGATCTACGGCCTGATCGGCCCGAACGGCGCCGGCAAGACGACCTTCTTCAACGTGATCACGGGCCTGTACACGCCGGATTCGGGCGAGTTCAAGCTCGACGGCGACAACTACACGCCGACCGCCGTCTACCAGGTGGCGAAGGCGGGGATTGCCCGTACGTTCCAGAACATCCGTCTGTTCGGCGGCATGACCGCGCTGGAAAACGTGATGGTCGGCCGTCACGTGCGTACGAAGCACGGCCTGCTGGGCGCCGTGTTCCAGACGCCGGCCGAGCGCAAGGAAGAGCGCGAGATCAAGGAGCGCGCGGTTGAACTGCTGGAGTACGTCGGCATTGCGCAGTACGCGGACTACACGTCGCGCAATCTGTCGTACGGCCACCAGCGCCGTCTGGAGATTGCCCGTGCTCTCGCGACCGATCCGAAGCTGCTCGCGCTGGACGAACCGGCTGCCGGCATGAATGCAACGGAAAAGGTCGAGCTGACCAAGCTGCTCGACAAGATCCGCGCGGACGGCAAGACGATCCTGCTGATCGAGCACGACGTGAAACTCGTGATGGGTCTGTGCAACCAGATGACGGTGCTCGACTACGGCAAGGTGATTGCGCAAGGTCTGCCGCAAGACGTGCAGAAGGATCCGAAGGTGATCGAAGCTTATCTGGGTGCAGGAGTCCACTGA
- a CDS encoding ABC transporter permease subunit → MTSIQPIEPSTTLIPEKNLTKTLTVGIITAIFVIAAPMIIGTAGGNYWVRVLDFAMLYVMLALGLNVVVGFAGLLDLGYIAFYAVGAYTSALLSSPHLAAQFEWISHLAPGGLHVPFLIIVPCAMAIAAFFGVILGAPTLRLRGDYLAIVTLGFGEIVRIFLNNLDRPVNITNGPKGITGIDPVHVGDFSLSQTHSLFGFQFPSVYSYYYLFVLAALLVIWVCTRLQHSRIGRAWAAIREDEIAAKAMGINTRNVKLLAFAMGASFGGLSGAMFGSFQGFVSPESFTLPESIVVLACVVLGGMGHIPGVILGAVLLAVLPEFLRSTMGPLQNMVFGHEIVDTEVIRQLVYALAMVLIMLYRSEGLWPSPKHEDKIAKLSKRSGKKPVRA, encoded by the coding sequence ATGACCTCAATTCAACCGATCGAGCCGTCCACGACGCTCATCCCTGAAAAGAACCTGACCAAGACGCTGACGGTCGGCATCATCACCGCGATCTTCGTGATCGCGGCGCCGATGATCATCGGTACGGCAGGCGGCAACTACTGGGTCCGCGTGCTCGACTTCGCGATGCTCTACGTGATGCTCGCGCTCGGCCTGAACGTGGTGGTCGGCTTTGCCGGCCTGCTGGATTTGGGCTACATCGCGTTCTACGCCGTCGGCGCCTACACATCCGCGCTGCTCTCCTCGCCGCACCTGGCGGCGCAGTTCGAGTGGATCTCGCATCTCGCGCCGGGCGGGCTGCATGTGCCGTTCCTGATCATCGTGCCCTGCGCGATGGCCATCGCCGCGTTCTTCGGCGTGATTCTCGGCGCACCGACGCTGCGTCTGCGTGGCGACTACCTCGCCATCGTGACGTTGGGCTTCGGGGAAATCGTGCGGATCTTCCTGAACAATCTCGACCGTCCGGTGAACATCACCAACGGCCCGAAGGGGATCACGGGGATCGACCCGGTGCATGTCGGCGACTTCAGCCTCTCGCAGACGCACTCGCTGTTCGGCTTCCAGTTCCCGTCGGTGTACTCGTACTACTACCTGTTCGTGCTGGCCGCGCTGCTGGTGATCTGGGTGTGTACGCGTTTGCAGCACTCGCGTATCGGCCGCGCATGGGCCGCGATCCGCGAAGACGAAATCGCCGCCAAGGCGATGGGCATCAACACCCGCAACGTGAAGCTGCTGGCGTTTGCGATGGGCGCGTCGTTCGGCGGCCTGTCGGGCGCGATGTTCGGTTCGTTCCAGGGCTTCGTGTCGCCGGAATCGTTCACGCTGCCGGAGTCGATCGTGGTGCTGGCGTGCGTGGTGCTGGGCGGCATGGGCCACATTCCGGGCGTGATTCTGGGCGCGGTGCTGCTCGCGGTGCTGCCGGAATTCCTGCGTTCGACGATGGGTCCGCTGCAGAACATGGTGTTCGGTCATGAAATCGTCGACACGGAAGTGATCCGTCAGCTGGTCTACGCACTCGCGATGGTGCTGATCATGCTGTACCGCTCGGAAGGCTTGTGGCCGTCGCCGAAGCACGAAGACAAGATCGCGAAACTGTCGAAGCGTAGCGGCAAGAAGCCGGTACGGGCCTAA